A genome region from Schlesneria paludicola DSM 18645 includes the following:
- a CDS encoding type II secretion system F family protein, translating to MSTILLISLPYGLLVSAILLRAVVSVQRDSVAAEKRRILLLRASVVLMALALVGMSILAVNGYAVGVIGLILGLSVCVSIIYAEIRFAGVQNRAREAELLWVLATAVKLGRPLAAEVDAYARGTTGRRHRLLTAMADRLHDGQSLTELAVPQGLLPDSATMQIHSGVLANSLQESLSTTAARATRELAEDQKSNLGGSSLAYPLMLISVAFLVIGFIMYYIIPKYLRIFEDFNTELPDVTESLVHASNIVARHWAIMGLPLFVYIPASLLILVGFAEYYSWPILLQSILGRWFIRWHTPDVLRSLAQGIAQRIPLDQALDPIVRFAGPLKLRRQLGLALDDIRDGDPCWQTLQSRGILSSAETYVLESAERAGNLPWVLQTLADNLDRRRLFRIRTWLEFLQPIALVIVGLAIGCLIVALFLPVLKLLNDCA from the coding sequence ATGAGCACGATTTTACTAATCAGCCTGCCATACGGACTGCTCGTCTCGGCGATCTTGTTGCGCGCCGTCGTTTCCGTACAACGTGACTCGGTTGCGGCGGAGAAACGCCGGATATTGTTGCTACGCGCCAGCGTCGTATTAATGGCTCTCGCTTTGGTCGGCATGTCGATTTTGGCCGTCAACGGTTACGCCGTGGGAGTGATCGGGCTGATTTTGGGACTCTCTGTATGTGTCTCCATCATCTACGCCGAGATTCGTTTCGCAGGCGTTCAGAATCGAGCACGCGAGGCAGAGTTGTTATGGGTTCTCGCGACCGCGGTGAAATTGGGGCGCCCGCTGGCCGCCGAAGTAGATGCCTATGCGCGTGGAACGACGGGACGCCGTCACCGCCTGCTGACCGCGATGGCCGACCGGCTTCATGATGGTCAATCACTCACCGAACTCGCGGTTCCACAAGGCCTGCTGCCCGATTCGGCGACGATGCAGATCCACTCGGGAGTCCTGGCGAATTCGCTACAGGAATCGCTTTCCACAACGGCCGCTCGTGCGACTCGTGAACTGGCCGAAGATCAAAAATCGAATCTTGGGGGAAGCAGCCTGGCCTACCCGCTGATGTTGATCTCGGTGGCATTCCTCGTCATCGGGTTCATCATGTACTACATCATTCCGAAGTACCTTAGGATCTTCGAAGATTTCAACACGGAGTTACCCGACGTCACTGAGTCGCTCGTTCATGCTTCAAACATCGTCGCTCGTCACTGGGCGATCATGGGGCTTCCCCTTTTTGTCTACATTCCGGCCTCACTTCTAATCCTGGTGGGATTTGCCGAGTACTATAGCTGGCCGATCTTACTCCAGTCGATTCTCGGTCGTTGGTTCATTCGGTGGCACACGCCGGATGTTCTGCGATCGCTGGCGCAAGGCATCGCGCAACGCATCCCCTTGGATCAGGCGCTCGATCCGATCGTTCGATTTGCGGGCCCGCTGAAACTTCGCCGACAGCTTGGACTGGCCCTGGATGATATTCGAGACGGCGATCCCTGTTGGCAAACGCTGCAGTCGCGCGGAATTTTGTCTTCGGCGGAAACTTATGTGCTGGAGTCTGCCGAACGTGCCGGCAATCTACCTTGGGTGCTTCAAACGCTGGCGGACAATCTTGATCGGCGGCGCTTGTTCCGAATTCGAACATGGCTTGAGTTCCTGCAACCGATCGCACTGGTCATTGTTGGATTGGCCATCGGGTGTCTCATCGTCGCCTTGTTCCTACCAGTGTTGAAGCTTTTGAACGACTGTGCATGA
- a CDS encoding type II secretion system F family protein, producing the protein MSSSDEILQPRNSDTLPIATQFSQVIRAGLPLETGLHALAEQTKSHRTRVALLELSQRLERGEPLEEAVTKAESGLNRQMKTLIVAGLECGRLDSTLQYGIDQAQRTASLRTQIWLGLSYPIFLFWFSTLICGFILTVVVPQLGSVFNDLDVNTPLMTSGLLSVSGFFSKFTWLPWFILIAGGLAGLAAIISAGLFGWGRRWATSLPLIGRSFRLASLMDFCQILSLLTESGLPFSRALHFAGEASDDPWLTRKCDRMIKSLQEGATAEEAAIKIQFPSTLCQAFRGVSSSSAFVDSMRGLADIFAAQSQVTLTVANGMIAQLAIYVVLGCAGFIGGILFATLIHLLRSMTG; encoded by the coding sequence ATGTCCAGCAGTGATGAGATCCTTCAACCTCGCAATTCCGATACGCTGCCAATCGCCACGCAGTTCAGTCAGGTGATCCGTGCTGGATTGCCACTTGAGACGGGACTTCACGCGCTCGCCGAACAAACAAAGTCACACCGGACGAGGGTAGCGTTGCTCGAACTGAGCCAGCGACTTGAACGCGGTGAGCCCTTGGAAGAGGCGGTGACGAAGGCCGAATCTGGCCTTAACCGTCAAATGAAAACGCTGATCGTCGCGGGACTGGAATGCGGCCGATTGGATTCCACTCTTCAATACGGAATCGATCAGGCACAACGCACGGCATCGCTCCGAACGCAGATCTGGTTGGGCCTTTCGTATCCGATCTTCTTGTTCTGGTTCTCCACCTTGATTTGTGGATTCATTTTGACGGTGGTGGTGCCACAACTTGGTTCCGTCTTTAACGACTTGGACGTCAATACACCGCTGATGACCTCGGGACTGCTCAGCGTGTCTGGATTCTTCTCGAAATTCACATGGTTGCCCTGGTTTATCTTGATTGCTGGAGGACTTGCAGGACTGGCGGCGATTATATCCGCAGGACTCTTTGGATGGGGTCGGAGATGGGCCACGTCACTTCCGTTAATCGGCCGTAGTTTTCGGCTCGCATCGTTAATGGACTTCTGCCAGATTCTTTCTCTACTGACAGAGTCAGGACTGCCGTTCTCGCGAGCTTTGCACTTCGCTGGCGAAGCCAGTGACGATCCATGGCTGACACGTAAATGCGACCGGATGATCAAGAGTCTCCAAGAAGGAGCAACAGCCGAGGAAGCGGCAATCAAGATTCAATTTCCGAGCACATTGTGCCAAGCCTTTCGCGGGGTCAGTTCGTCATCCGCATTCGTTGATTCAATGCGAGGTCTGGCCGATATTTTCGCTGCCCAGTCGCAGGTGACGCTCACCGTCGCCAATGGAATGATTGCCCAATTGGCGATTTATGTCGTCCTGGGTTGCGCTGGATTCATCGGTGGTATCCTGTTCGCAACGTTGATTCACCTGCTTCGATCAATGACTGGTTGA
- a CDS encoding pilus assembly FimT family protein — translation MIRISPPPAAIDRDDRFTHSISHPRGFTLIELIGACVLLAILLSTAVPMFAIVARERRTTEQRQFALQHAVNLLEQTRQLGWSELDPGELSVPDVDAHLKAILPGVEQSLIVQAIEDESESRQIVATVRWKDRGDQFVTPIRMSYWVSHSKETPR, via the coding sequence ATGATCCGAATTTCGCCGCCGCCTGCCGCCATCGACAGAGACGATCGGTTCACTCACTCGATATCGCATCCTCGCGGATTCACTCTGATCGAATTGATCGGCGCATGCGTTTTGCTGGCAATCCTGCTTTCAACCGCCGTTCCGATGTTTGCCATCGTCGCGCGCGAAAGGCGGACGACTGAGCAGCGGCAGTTCGCATTGCAGCATGCCGTCAATCTTTTGGAGCAGACCCGACAACTTGGTTGGTCAGAACTCGACCCCGGAGAATTGTCCGTCCCCGACGTTGACGCACATTTGAAAGCGATCTTGCCTGGCGTCGAACAGTCATTGATCGTCCAGGCAATTGAGGACGAGAGCGAGTCACGTCAGATCGTGGCGACCGTGCGCTGGAAGGATCGAGGCGACCAATTTGTCACACCGATTCGAATGTCGTACTGGGTCTCTCATTCAAAGGAGACTCCACGATGA